In a genomic window of Sphingomonas koreensis:
- a CDS encoding DUF433 domain-containing protein, with the protein MTLAGFSRISVDPQVCGGRPVVTGTRVRVSDVLEMLAGGATPAEIAADYPYLSEDDARAVLAYAAAQADHPVVFAVE; encoded by the coding sequence ATGACGCTGGCAGGCTTCTCGCGCATTTCGGTGGACCCGCAGGTCTGTGGCGGGCGCCCGGTCGTGACCGGGACGCGCGTGCGGGTGAGCGACGTGCTGGAGATGCTGGCGGGCGGTGCGACGCCGGCGGAGATCGCGGCGGACTATCCCTATCTGAGCGAGGATGATGCGCGCGCGGTGCTGGCCTATGCGGCGGCCCAAGCGGACCATCCGGTAGTGTTCGCCGTCGAATGA
- a CDS encoding ImmA/IrrE family metallo-endopeptidase yields the protein MTIYEPAEASLLTKGAVHKLAESIATQVGWEPGSDIHSVISNLGGCVEIEDTLLTDPGQTGSLYVDGPQKFRIIVPSHTSPERDRFTIAHEFGHFVLHYLWQRQRNPSYPEKVVAFRHGSKRIEWEANWFAGAFLMPADLFRHAYEAKNGDLWQIADQFRVSSKAAEVRAKDLGLLPNG from the coding sequence ATGACCATTTATGAACCCGCCGAAGCGTCCCTTTTAACAAAGGGGGCGGTTCACAAGCTCGCTGAATCGATAGCGACCCAAGTCGGCTGGGAGCCAGGAAGTGACATCCATTCCGTAATCTCAAATCTCGGCGGCTGCGTCGAAATTGAGGACACCCTTCTAACCGACCCAGGGCAGACCGGCAGCCTTTATGTAGACGGGCCTCAGAAATTTCGGATAATAGTCCCATCTCACACAAGTCCAGAGCGAGATCGTTTTACAATTGCTCACGAGTTTGGACATTTTGTTCTGCACTATCTTTGGCAAAGACAAAGAAATCCGAGTTATCCAGAAAAGGTCGTTGCGTTTCGCCACGGCTCCAAACGGATAGAGTGGGAAGCGAATTGGTTTGCCGGCGCGTTTTTGATGCCCGCCGATCTTTTTCGCCATGCTTACGAAGCGAAGAATGGCGACTTGTGGCAGATTGCAGACCAATTCAGGGTGTCGTCCAAGGCAGCCGAAGTACGGGCAAAAGATTTAGGCCTTTTACCAAATGGCTAA
- the uvrA gene encoding excinuclease ABC subunit UvrA gives MLTHISVRGAREHNLKGVDIDIPRDTLTVITGLSGSGKSSLAFDTIYAEGQRRYVESLSAYARQFLEMMQKPNVEHIEGLSPAISIEQKTTSRNPRSTVATVTEIYDYMRLLWARVGVPYSPATGLPIAAQTVSQMVDRVLALPEGTRLLLLAPVVRGRKGEYRKELAEWQKAGFQRVRIDGETYLIEDAPALDKKYKHDIEVVVDRLVVRDDIATRLAESFETALKLADGLAYIDLVDTTVEALSSPLPLAGGAGGGRVNEAPQTFKAEPSATNVTGGSMKGTGIPDNRIVFSEKFACPVSGFTIPEIEPRLFSFNAPQGACPACDGLGERLVFDEDLVVPNHDLSIKKGAVVPWAKSNPPSPYYMQVLGSLAREFGFSLDTPWKDLPGEVQLIILHGTGGKPVTLTFVDGKKSYDVKKPFEGVIGNLNRRMLQTESAWMREELSKYQASHACETCDGARLKPEALAVKIAGRDISSVTRLSVTDALPFFANLPADLTPQQREIAKAILKEIDERLGFLNNVGLDYLNLNRTSGTLSGGESQRIRLASQIGSGLSGVLYVLDEPSIGLHQRDNDMLLATLRRLRDLGNTVLVVEHDEDAIRTADYVIDMGPGAGVHGGQIVAHGSFEQVLATEGSITADYLNGTRRIDVPAKRRKGTGKKLTVHNATANNLTGVTASIPLGTFTCITGVSGSGKSSFTIDTLYAAAARQLNGARLLAGKHDKVTGLEHLDKVIDIDQSPIGRTPRSNPATYTGAFTAIRDWFAGLPEAQARGYKPGRFSFNVKGGRCEACTGDGLLKIEMHFLPDVYVTCDVCHGQRYNRETLEVKFKGMSIADVLDMTVEDAVEFFKAVPPIRDKMAMLAEVGLGYIKVGQQATTLSGGEAQRVKLAKELARRATGQTLYILDEPTTGLHFEDVRKLLEVLHALVEQGNTVVVIEHNLDVIKTADWILDLGPEGGVKGGEIVAEGTPETVVKAPRSYTGKYLAPLLERGRVGESVAAE, from the coding sequence ATGCTGACACACATCTCCGTCCGCGGCGCGCGCGAGCACAACCTCAAGGGCGTGGATATCGACATCCCGCGCGATACGCTCACGGTCATCACCGGCCTTTCGGGTTCGGGCAAATCCTCGCTCGCCTTCGACACCATCTATGCCGAGGGTCAGCGCCGCTACGTCGAGTCGCTGTCAGCCTATGCGCGCCAGTTCCTCGAGATGATGCAGAAGCCCAATGTCGAGCACATTGAAGGCCTCAGCCCCGCCATCTCGATCGAGCAGAAGACCACCAGCCGCAACCCGCGCTCCACGGTCGCGACCGTCACCGAGATCTACGACTATATGCGCCTGCTCTGGGCGCGCGTCGGCGTGCCGTACAGCCCCGCGACCGGCCTGCCGATCGCCGCGCAGACCGTCAGCCAGATGGTCGACCGCGTCCTCGCTCTGCCCGAGGGCACGCGCCTCCTGCTCCTCGCCCCCGTGGTCCGCGGCCGCAAGGGCGAGTATCGCAAGGAACTCGCCGAGTGGCAGAAGGCCGGCTTCCAGCGCGTCCGGATCGACGGCGAGACCTATCTGATCGAGGACGCCCCCGCGCTCGACAAGAAGTACAAGCACGACATCGAGGTGGTGGTCGACCGCCTCGTCGTCCGTGACGATATCGCCACGCGCCTGGCGGAAAGCTTCGAGACCGCGCTCAAGCTCGCCGACGGCCTCGCCTATATCGATCTGGTCGACACCACGGTCGAGGCCCTTTCTTCTCCCCTCCCGCTTGCGGGAGGGGCCGGGGGAGGGCGTGTCAACGAAGCCCCGCAGACGTTCAAAGCGGAACCGTCAGCCACCAACGTCACCGGCGGCTCGATGAAGGGCACCGGCATCCCCGACAACCGCATCGTCTTTTCCGAGAAATTCGCCTGCCCGGTCAGCGGCTTCACCATCCCCGAGATCGAGCCGCGGCTGTTCTCGTTCAACGCCCCGCAGGGCGCATGCCCGGCGTGCGACGGCCTGGGCGAGCGGCTGGTGTTCGACGAGGATCTCGTCGTCCCCAACCACGATCTCTCGATCAAGAAGGGCGCGGTCGTCCCCTGGGCCAAGTCCAACCCGCCATCGCCCTATTACATGCAGGTCCTCGGCTCCCTCGCGCGCGAATTCGGCTTCAGCCTCGACACGCCGTGGAAGGACCTGCCGGGCGAGGTCCAGCTGATCATCCTCCACGGCACCGGCGGCAAGCCGGTCACGCTCACCTTCGTCGACGGCAAGAAGTCCTACGACGTGAAGAAGCCGTTCGAGGGCGTCATCGGCAACCTCAACCGCCGCATGCTCCAGACCGAGAGCGCGTGGATGCGCGAGGAACTGTCGAAATACCAGGCCAGCCACGCCTGCGAGACGTGCGACGGCGCCCGCCTCAAGCCCGAGGCGCTGGCGGTCAAGATCGCCGGCCGCGACATCTCCAGCGTCACTCGCCTGTCGGTCACCGACGCGCTGCCCTTCTTCGCCAACCTCCCCGCCGATCTCACCCCCCAGCAGCGCGAGATCGCCAAGGCCATCCTCAAGGAGATCGACGAGCGGCTCGGCTTCCTCAACAATGTCGGCCTCGACTATCTGAACCTCAACCGCACCAGCGGCACCCTCTCGGGCGGCGAGAGCCAGCGCATCCGCCTCGCGTCGCAGATCGGCTCGGGCCTCTCCGGCGTCCTCTACGTCCTCGACGAGCCGTCGATCGGCCTCCACCAGCGCGACAACGACATGCTGCTCGCCACGCTGCGCCGCCTGCGCGATCTCGGCAACACCGTGCTCGTCGTCGAGCATGACGAGGATGCGATCCGCACCGCCGATTACGTCATCGACATGGGGCCGGGCGCGGGCGTCCATGGCGGCCAGATCGTCGCCCATGGCAGCTTCGAACAGGTGCTCGCGACCGAAGGCAGCATCACCGCGGACTATCTCAACGGCACCCGCCGCATCGACGTGCCGGCCAAGCGTCGCAAGGGCACCGGCAAGAAGCTCACCGTCCACAACGCCACCGCCAACAACCTGACCGGCGTCACCGCCAGCATCCCGCTCGGCACCTTCACCTGCATCACCGGCGTCTCGGGCTCGGGCAAGTCGAGCTTCACCATCGACACGCTCTACGCCGCCGCCGCGCGCCAGCTCAACGGCGCGCGCCTGCTCGCGGGCAAGCATGACAAGGTCACCGGGCTCGAGCATCTCGACAAGGTGATCGACATCGATCAGTCGCCGATCGGCCGCACCCCGCGCTCCAACCCGGCGACCTATACCGGCGCCTTCACCGCGATCCGCGACTGGTTCGCCGGCCTGCCCGAGGCGCAGGCGCGCGGCTACAAGCCCGGCCGCTTCAGCTTCAACGTCAAGGGCGGCCGGTGCGAGGCGTGCACCGGCGACGGCCTGCTCAAGATCGAGATGCACTTCCTCCCCGACGTCTATGTCACTTGCGACGTCTGCCACGGCCAGCGCTACAACCGCGAGACGCTCGAGGTGAAGTTCAAGGGGATGAGCATCGCCGACGTGCTCGACATGACGGTCGAGGATGCGGTCGAATTCTTCAAGGCCGTCCCCCCGATCCGCGACAAGATGGCGATGCTGGCCGAGGTCGGCCTGGGCTATATCAAGGTCGGCCAGCAGGCGACGACCCTGTCGGGCGGCGAGGCGCAGCGCGTCAAGCTCGCCAAGGAACTTGCCCGCCGCGCCACCGGCCAGACCCTCTACATCCTCGACGAGCCCACCACCGGCCTCCATTTCGAGGACGTCCGCAAGCTCCTCGAAGTGCTCCACGCGCTGGTCGAGCAGGGGAATACCGTGGTGGTGATCGAACACAATCTCGACGTCATCAAGACCGCCGACTGGATCCTCGACCTGGGGCCGGAGGGTGGCGTCAAGGGCGGCGAAATCGTCGCCGAGGGCACGCCCGAGACGGTGGTTAAGGCGCCGCGGAGCTATACGGGCAAGTATCTTGCGCCGTTGCTGGAGCGGGGCAGGGTGGGGGAGAGCGTGGCGGCGGAGTGA
- a CDS encoding N-6 DNA methylase: MTQADGLEKAVGSFGAAAKAKLNQGGQPEDQLRAPLETLFAALAAETAAAAAGTMTMIGEASLADLRTRPDYAVQVNKALIGFVEVKAPGKGFDPRKFKDKHDKEQWERLKALPNLIYTDGNGFSLWRDGKLEGDIVRMDGDVETSGAALKAPPSLLRLIGDFLSWAPIPPRNAKELATIAARLCRFLRDEVEEQLRIKNAELVALKEDWQALLFPDADDAKFADGYAQAVTFGLLMAKSRKLTLADGLDSVAKALGKTDTLIGTALRLLTEQEETLGASLKAMVRVLDEVVWDKVSKGDPEAWLYFYEDFLDVYDKKLRRQTGSYYTPPQVVNTMVRLCDEALKSSSRFAVPKGLASDQVHIADPATGSGTFLLATLNAIKDQVVRDEGEGAVPGAITDAAKRMYGFELQFGAYAVAELRLLAEMLEMGAQGSPALFVTDTLSDPYADVETGQGIYREISRSRREANKVKREQPITVVIGNPPYKEKAKGKGS; encoded by the coding sequence ATGACGCAAGCCGACGGGCTCGAAAAAGCTGTGGGAAGTTTCGGCGCAGCGGCGAAGGCCAAGCTGAACCAGGGCGGCCAGCCCGAGGACCAGCTGCGCGCACCGCTTGAGACGCTGTTCGCGGCGCTGGCGGCGGAGACAGCGGCAGCGGCAGCGGGCACGATGACGATGATCGGCGAGGCGTCGCTGGCCGATCTGCGCACCCGGCCCGACTATGCGGTGCAGGTCAACAAGGCGCTGATCGGCTTTGTCGAGGTCAAGGCACCCGGCAAGGGTTTTGACCCGCGCAAGTTCAAGGACAAGCACGACAAGGAGCAGTGGGAGCGGCTGAAGGCGCTGCCCAACCTGATCTATACCGACGGCAACGGCTTTTCGCTGTGGCGCGACGGAAAGCTGGAGGGCGACATCGTCCGGATGGACGGCGATGTCGAAACGTCCGGCGCGGCGCTGAAGGCGCCCCCATCCCTGCTGCGCCTGATCGGCGACTTCCTGAGCTGGGCGCCGATTCCGCCGCGCAATGCCAAGGAACTGGCGACAATCGCGGCGCGGCTGTGCCGGTTCCTGCGCGACGAGGTCGAGGAGCAGCTGCGCATCAAGAATGCGGAACTGGTCGCGCTGAAGGAAGATTGGCAGGCGCTGTTGTTCCCCGACGCCGACGACGCGAAATTCGCGGACGGTTATGCACAGGCGGTGACGTTCGGCCTGTTGATGGCAAAGTCGCGCAAGCTGACACTGGCGGACGGACTGGACAGTGTGGCCAAGGCGCTGGGCAAGACCGACACGCTGATCGGCACCGCACTGCGCCTGTTGACCGAGCAGGAGGAGACGCTGGGCGCATCGCTGAAGGCGATGGTGCGCGTCCTGGACGAGGTCGTGTGGGACAAGGTGTCGAAGGGCGATCCGGAAGCGTGGCTGTATTTCTACGAAGACTTTCTGGACGTTTACGACAAGAAGCTGCGCCGCCAGACCGGGTCCTATTACACCCCGCCGCAAGTGGTGAACACGATGGTGCGGCTGTGCGACGAGGCGCTGAAATCGTCGTCGCGCTTTGCGGTGCCCAAGGGGCTGGCGAGCGACCAGGTGCATATCGCCGACCCCGCGACGGGATCGGGCACGTTCCTGCTGGCGACGCTGAACGCGATCAAGGATCAGGTGGTTCGCGACGAGGGCGAAGGCGCGGTGCCGGGGGCGATCACCGACGCGGCGAAGCGGATGTATGGCTTCGAGCTGCAATTCGGCGCCTATGCCGTCGCCGAACTGCGCCTGCTGGCCGAGATGCTGGAGATGGGTGCGCAGGGCAGCCCGGCGCTGTTCGTCACCGACACGCTGAGCGACCCCTATGCCGATGTCGAAACCGGCCAAGGCATTTATCGCGAAATTTCCAGGTCGCGGCGCGAGGCGAACAAGGTCAAGCGCGAGCAGCCGATCACGGTGGTGATCGGGAATCCGCCGTATAAGGAAAAGGCCAAGGGCAAAGGGAGTTAG
- a CDS encoding type ISP restriction/modification enzyme — protein MGAHAKHLRNLYVYFWRWAAWKVFEQGAGGRDLTPPQQEQLSGIVCYITVAGFLNGPGFQKMRSDLRRDCDEIWVIDCTPEGHQPEVATRIFQGVQQPVCIVIASRSAASDPAVPARVRFLALAKGRREAKFDQLEKLMLDGKGWSDASKDWRAPFLPELAGGWANFAALDAVIGDCGSGVMPGRTWIIAPDAGSLKDRWDRLVNEPDDATRATLFHPHEGGDKTVAKASTKGLAGHHKELKSIETLLEEAKHETSHASAKAALKCIEPTRIGFRSFDRQWILPDNRIINRPNPSLWNDFSSKQMFLTAPMDRTPSNGPSLTATALIPDLHHYNGRGGRVFALWKDAAATETNVSTAALAALSKAYGEAVDPVDLFAYVAALLAHPAYTARFREDLIQPGLRVPMTADAKLFAEAAAIGREVIWLHSFGERFGEGRPAGAPRKPGGPTIPKDGAIPTTPEGFPDSIDYDPALRRLKIGTGFIDRVEPEVWAYEVSGKQVLRQWFSYRKKNRERPVIGDKRPPSKLGEIQPDHWLPEYTSELVNVLHVLTLLTELEPIQVALLDKICDGPLIPASKLEKAK, from the coding sequence GTGGGCGCGCACGCCAAGCATCTGCGCAACCTGTACGTCTATTTCTGGCGCTGGGCTGCGTGGAAGGTGTTCGAGCAGGGCGCGGGCGGGCGCGACCTCACCCCTCCCCAGCAGGAGCAATTGTCGGGAATCGTGTGCTACATCACCGTCGCCGGGTTCCTGAACGGGCCGGGATTCCAGAAGATGCGCAGCGACCTGCGTCGCGATTGCGATGAAATCTGGGTGATCGACTGCACGCCCGAGGGGCACCAGCCCGAGGTCGCGACGCGCATTTTTCAGGGTGTACAGCAGCCGGTGTGCATCGTGATCGCGTCACGATCCGCGGCGAGTGATCCGGCGGTTCCAGCCCGAGTCCGGTTTCTGGCGCTGGCCAAGGGGCGGCGCGAGGCGAAGTTCGATCAGCTCGAAAAGTTGATGCTGGACGGCAAGGGGTGGAGCGATGCGTCGAAGGACTGGCGTGCTCCGTTCCTGCCCGAACTCGCGGGAGGCTGGGCGAATTTCGCGGCACTGGATGCAGTGATCGGCGATTGCGGATCGGGCGTGATGCCGGGGCGGACCTGGATCATTGCGCCGGATGCGGGGTCGTTGAAGGACCGGTGGGACCGGCTGGTGAATGAGCCCGACGATGCGACGCGGGCAACGTTGTTTCATCCGCACGAAGGCGGCGACAAGACAGTGGCCAAAGCCAGTACCAAAGGTCTGGCGGGACATCACAAGGAACTGAAGTCGATCGAGACTCTGCTGGAAGAAGCTAAGCACGAAACCAGCCACGCATCCGCGAAGGCGGCGCTGAAGTGCATCGAGCCGACGCGCATTGGATTTCGCTCATTCGACCGCCAATGGATATTACCCGACAACCGGATCATAAATCGCCCAAATCCTTCGCTGTGGAATGACTTTTCGTCCAAGCAGATGTTTCTGACGGCTCCAATGGATCGGACACCTTCAAACGGACCGTCGCTTACGGCAACCGCGCTCATTCCCGACCTGCATCACTACAATGGCCGTGGAGGCCGCGTCTTCGCCCTCTGGAAAGACGCCGCCGCGACCGAAACCAATGTCTCGACCGCTGCGCTCGCCGCCCTCTCCAAAGCCTATGGCGAGGCGGTCGATCCGGTCGATCTGTTCGCCTATGTCGCCGCGTTGCTGGCGCATCCGGCCTATACGGCGCGGTTCAGGGAGGATTTGATCCAGCCGGGACTGCGCGTGCCGATGACCGCCGATGCGAAGCTGTTCGCGGAAGCCGCCGCCATCGGGCGCGAGGTGATCTGGCTGCACAGTTTCGGCGAGCGTTTTGGCGAAGGGCGTCCGGCAGGCGCACCGCGCAAGCCGGGCGGGCCGACGATTCCCAAGGACGGTGCGATCCCGACGACGCCGGAGGGCTTTCCCGACAGCATCGATTATGATCCGGCGCTGCGCCGCCTGAAGATCGGCACCGGCTTTATCGACCGGGTCGAGCCCGAAGTCTGGGCCTATGAAGTGTCGGGCAAGCAGGTGCTGCGCCAATGGTTCAGCTATCGCAAGAAGAACCGCGAGCGTCCAGTGATCGGCGACAAGCGCCCGCCATCGAAGCTGGGCGAAATCCAGCCGGACCATTGGTTGCCCGAATATACCAGCGAGCTGGTCAACGTGCTGCACGTCCTGACGCTGCTGACCGAACTGGAGCCGATACAGGTAGCGCTGTTGGACAAGATCTGCGACGGCCCGCTGATCCCGGCGTCGAAGCTGGAGAAAGCGAAATAA
- a CDS encoding serine hydrolase domain-containing protein: MLRHIAACLLLAVPAAAQDAPLDRALNDFRKLHRAEVQRANIAGSSFYLIRKGRTLAADHLGEQDAEAHVPVDADTIYHWASVTKTMTGIAILQLRDRGLLKLDDPIVKYVPELARVHNPYGDTGAITIRQLLSHSAGFRNGTWPWRDKDWQPFEPPGWKQLEAMFPYTQVEFKPGSRYSYSNPGIVYLGQVIERLSGEDYEVYIDKNILRPLGMYASYFDRTPPHLLRHRARSYHIRDGKRSAAPFDADTGVTVSNGGLNAPMPDMAKYAAFLLGDPARKADYDLILKRASLEEMWQPQLPAGEDFSQGRMATTTQVGLSFFIDRVEGVRVIGHNGDQNGFRAYLSLCPDQGVATLLAFNTETRGVRNDATNRETAESRVALATDMLCRAAG; the protein is encoded by the coding sequence ATGCTCCGCCACATCGCCGCCTGCCTGCTCCTCGCCGTGCCTGCCGCGGCGCAGGACGCCCCGCTCGATCGCGCGCTGAACGATTTCCGCAAGCTTCATCGCGCCGAGGTTCAGCGCGCCAATATCGCCGGCAGCAGCTTCTACCTGATCCGCAAAGGCCGCACGCTCGCCGCCGACCATCTCGGCGAGCAGGATGCCGAGGCGCATGTGCCCGTGGACGCCGACACCATCTATCACTGGGCTTCGGTCACCAAGACGATGACCGGCATCGCGATCCTGCAGTTGCGCGATCGCGGCCTGCTCAAGCTCGACGACCCGATCGTGAAGTACGTCCCCGAGCTGGCAAGGGTCCACAACCCCTATGGCGACACCGGCGCGATCACCATCCGCCAGTTGCTCAGCCACAGTGCGGGCTTCCGCAACGGCACCTGGCCGTGGCGCGACAAGGACTGGCAGCCGTTCGAGCCGCCGGGCTGGAAGCAGCTCGAAGCAATGTTCCCCTATACGCAGGTCGAGTTCAAACCCGGCAGCCGCTACAGCTATTCCAACCCGGGCATCGTCTATCTCGGCCAGGTGATCGAGCGCCTGTCGGGGGAGGATTACGAAGTCTATATCGACAAGAACATCCTGCGCCCGCTCGGCATGTATGCCAGCTATTTCGACCGCACCCCGCCGCATCTGCTGCGCCACCGCGCGCGCAGCTACCATATCCGCGACGGCAAGCGCAGCGCAGCGCCGTTCGACGCCGACACCGGCGTCACCGTCTCCAATGGCGGCCTCAACGCGCCGATGCCCGACATGGCGAAATACGCCGCCTTCCTCCTCGGCGACCCGGCCCGAAAGGCCGATTACGACCTGATCCTCAAGCGCGCGTCGCTGGAGGAGATGTGGCAACCCCAGCTGCCCGCGGGCGAGGATTTCAGCCAGGGCCGCATGGCCACGACCACGCAGGTCGGCCTGTCCTTCTTCATCGACCGGGTCGAGGGCGTTCGCGTGATCGGCCATAATGGCGACCAGAACGGCTTCCGCGCCTATCTGAGCCTGTGCCCCGATCAGGGCGTCGCGACCCTGCTGGCGTTCAATACCGAGACGCGTGGGGTGCGGAACGACGCCACCAACCGCGAGACCGCGGAATCTCGCGTGGCGCTGGCGACGGACATGCTGTGCCGGGCGGCGGGGTAG